In one window of Puniceicoccaceae bacterium DNA:
- the rph gene encoding ribonuclease PH translates to MLDFLRPDGRKHDQLREVSFITGFAPHATGSVLVRFGDTQVICSATVENKVPRWMVVQGVKTGWLTAEYAMLPYSTLQRKDRDSSRGKVDGRSIEIQRLIGRSLRAVMDLSKMRDKTLWIDCDVLQADGGTRTASITGAYVAAKLAIHKLMKEGVLEQDPFTDSVAAVSTGVYFDEEVLDLNYQEDKEATVDANIVMTGSGKFIEVQSSGEEATYTETQLHRLIELAKLGIAQLTQAQLKALDA, encoded by the coding sequence ATGTTGGATTTTTTGAGACCAGACGGGCGTAAGCACGATCAATTGCGCGAAGTAAGCTTCATTACGGGATTCGCACCACATGCAACCGGGTCGGTTCTCGTCCGGTTTGGCGATACCCAGGTGATTTGTTCGGCTACTGTCGAAAACAAAGTTCCGCGCTGGATGGTCGTTCAGGGTGTGAAAACCGGTTGGCTCACGGCAGAATATGCCATGTTGCCATATTCCACCCTGCAGCGAAAGGATCGCGACAGCTCCCGGGGCAAGGTCGATGGACGCAGCATTGAGATTCAGCGCCTGATCGGACGCTCCCTGCGTGCCGTGATGGACCTCTCCAAAATGCGCGACAAAACCCTGTGGATCGATTGTGATGTGCTTCAGGCAGACGGTGGAACTCGCACCGCTTCGATCACTGGTGCCTATGTCGCAGCAAAACTAGCGATTCATAAGCTCATGAAGGAGGGCGTGCTTGAGCAAGACCCCTTCACGGACAGCGTTGCGGCTGTCAGCACGGGCGTTTATTTTGATGAGGAGGTGCTCGACCTCAATTATCAGGAGGACAAGGAAGCCACCGTTGATGCGAACATTGTGATGACGGGTAGCGGCAAATTCATCGAAGTGCAGAGTTCCGGGGAAGAAGCCACTTACACCGAAACGCAGCTTCATCGCCTTATCGAACTCGCAAAACTGGGCATCGCACAACTCACTCAAGCCCAGCTGAAGGCGCTGGATGCGTAA
- a CDS encoding long-chain fatty acid--CoA ligase, producing MHEVIVSEKQPWTADTVAHLFQRMAVQYRGLTALVSHRNANDQRSRLTYDALIERSTEVAEGLVELGLNPGDRVMVLADNRLEWQVSSIAITFAGGVDVPRGNDATHDEINYIVSHSASRFLFVETARHLERVLRNLDDHDSLDGIVVMDEDGLTEELRQDPQITSLDELARAGRKRMDAGRAQCPQRIEAIRPEDPYTIIYTSGTTGRPKGVVLTHANLMSQVCNVPITIRKQWEVLTILPIWHSYERTFELIVLARGIQMTYSSVRTIGPDMRELRPQIMVSAPRLWENVYSRIQHSIRSGSVVKRTMFKSAYACAYAFFTALDVLRDRQLELRYIAPPERVLRKGIAALVALVAFLPYRLMDRIVFSKLRAVIGGRFEFTVSGGGALQPHIDRFFNYIGIRVLEGYGMTESGPVLSVRLPEKLVIGTVGPMWPHTELRIVDPETKELLYPNPKLPHEGKGLKGEIHIRGPQVMQGYFRSPEETAKVIRKGWLNTGDLGVYTFNNCLKILGRTKDTVVLLSGENIEPVPIENRISQSELIANCMVVGQDQKYLGLLVIPSVEGFQMIDSSLDSIEKITKSKEAKAMVDAYIHDVVSAKAGFKSYERIHSWRWIDKPFEVGEEITTTFKLKRHVVARRYADVIASMFPNEARK from the coding sequence ATGCATGAAGTGATTGTCTCTGAAAAGCAACCCTGGACTGCCGATACCGTGGCGCACTTGTTTCAGCGCATGGCGGTGCAGTACCGTGGACTGACGGCATTGGTCAGTCATCGGAACGCAAATGATCAACGCAGTCGTCTGACTTACGATGCACTGATCGAACGGTCCACTGAGGTTGCGGAAGGCTTGGTTGAGTTGGGACTCAATCCAGGGGACCGTGTGATGGTGCTGGCGGACAACCGACTGGAGTGGCAGGTTTCGAGCATTGCGATCACCTTTGCGGGTGGAGTGGATGTGCCGCGCGGCAATGATGCAACTCACGACGAAATCAACTACATTGTCAGCCATTCCGCTTCCCGATTTCTGTTCGTGGAAACTGCGCGTCACCTCGAACGCGTGCTTCGCAATCTCGATGACCATGACAGCCTCGACGGAATCGTGGTCATGGATGAGGACGGGCTGACCGAAGAACTGCGACAGGATCCCCAGATCACCTCGCTTGACGAACTTGCCCGAGCGGGCCGGAAACGCATGGACGCTGGCCGTGCTCAGTGCCCGCAGCGCATCGAAGCCATCCGCCCGGAGGACCCCTACACGATCATCTACACGTCGGGCACGACGGGGCGTCCCAAAGGAGTTGTGCTCACCCACGCAAACTTGATGTCACAGGTTTGCAATGTGCCGATCACGATTCGAAAGCAGTGGGAAGTGCTCACGATCCTGCCGATCTGGCACAGCTATGAACGCACTTTCGAACTCATCGTGCTCGCACGGGGGATTCAGATGACCTACTCGTCGGTGCGCACCATTGGGCCTGACATGCGGGAACTCCGTCCCCAGATCATGGTATCGGCGCCGCGACTTTGGGAGAACGTGTATTCCCGGATTCAGCACAGCATCCGCTCAGGATCGGTGGTAAAGCGGACGATGTTCAAATCTGCCTATGCTTGTGCCTATGCGTTTTTCACCGCACTGGATGTTTTGCGGGATCGGCAGCTTGAGCTGCGCTACATTGCACCTCCCGAGCGAGTGCTGCGAAAAGGAATCGCGGCACTCGTGGCATTGGTAGCATTTCTGCCCTATCGCTTGATGGATCGGATTGTTTTCAGCAAGCTTCGGGCGGTGATCGGCGGGCGCTTTGAATTTACCGTTTCGGGTGGTGGCGCCTTGCAGCCACACATTGACCGGTTTTTCAATTACATCGGGATTCGAGTGCTTGAGGGATATGGCATGACGGAATCGGGACCCGTCTTGTCGGTTCGCCTGCCCGAAAAACTGGTGATCGGCACGGTGGGTCCGATGTGGCCGCACACCGAGCTGCGCATCGTGGATCCGGAGACCAAGGAGTTGCTTTATCCCAACCCGAAACTCCCTCACGAAGGAAAGGGACTGAAGGGAGAAATCCACATTCGGGGACCCCAGGTGATGCAGGGCTATTTTCGCTCTCCAGAGGAGACTGCAAAAGTGATCCGGAAGGGTTGGTTGAATACAGGGGATCTCGGTGTATACACCTTCAACAATTGTTTGAAAATCCTCGGACGCACCAAGGACACGGTCGTGCTGTTGAGTGGTGAGAACATCGAACCAGTTCCGATTGAGAATCGGATTTCCCAGTCCGAACTCATCGCCAACTGTATGGTAGTCGGACAGGATCAAAAATACCTGGGACTGCTCGTAATTCCGTCAGTGGAAGGCTTTCAAATGATCGATTCCTCGCTGGACAGCATCGAAAAAATCACAAAGTCGAAGGAGGCAAAGGCAATGGTGGATGCCTACATTCACGATGTGGTGAGCGCCAAGGCCGGATTCAAGTCCTACGAACGCATTCACTCCTGGCGATGGATCGACAAGCCCTTCGAAGTGGGGGAAGAGATCACGACGACATTCAAACTCAAACGCCATGTGGTGGCTCGGCGCTATGCGGATGTCATCGCATCCATGTTTCCCAACGAAGCGCGCAAGTAA
- the fabV gene encoding enoyl-ACP reductase FabV: MIIKPSVRGFVCVTCHPKGCEQHIHDEIATIRSAGPITGGPKNVLVIGASTGYGLSSRIVPTYAWGARTIGVFFERPSTETRLGTAGWYNSLAFKRIAQADGHYAENVNGDAFSHDIKQKTADLIEKDWGKVDLIVYSLASPRRTDPDTGEVYSSVIKPIGETVFTGKSINTDKETVFDATIETATEEQIAGTIKVMGGQDWELWIDYLNKRGLLSEQFQTVAYSYIGPQQTWPIYKDGTIGQAKKDLERAARELTQRYANMKGRAYVSVNKAVVTQASAAIPVVPLYISIMLKVMKEKGVDESVVQQIYRLFADHLYGKALASKTDDIRIRVDDLELRDDVQAEILEIWNRINTENLKDISAFDDYKKEFLKLFGFGYEGVDYEASVDAHWEDPTVIQ, encoded by the coding sequence ATGATTATCAAACCTTCCGTGAGAGGTTTTGTCTGTGTGACCTGCCATCCCAAGGGGTGTGAACAGCACATTCACGACGAAATCGCCACCATTCGCTCTGCCGGACCCATCACTGGGGGTCCGAAAAACGTGCTTGTGATCGGAGCCTCCACTGGCTACGGACTTTCCTCCCGCATTGTTCCCACCTATGCGTGGGGTGCCAGGACCATCGGTGTCTTCTTTGAACGCCCGTCGACTGAAACGCGCCTCGGCACTGCCGGATGGTATAACTCACTGGCGTTCAAACGCATAGCGCAGGCAGATGGCCACTATGCAGAAAACGTCAACGGTGATGCATTTTCCCATGACATCAAACAGAAAACTGCCGACCTGATCGAAAAGGATTGGGGCAAGGTGGACCTGATTGTCTACAGTCTCGCTTCACCGCGTCGCACGGACCCGGACACAGGTGAGGTGTACAGCTCGGTTATCAAACCCATCGGGGAGACCGTCTTCACGGGTAAATCCATCAACACCGACAAGGAAACCGTATTTGACGCTACCATTGAAACCGCAACCGAGGAGCAAATTGCTGGTACGATCAAGGTGATGGGTGGACAGGACTGGGAGCTTTGGATCGACTATCTGAACAAACGCGGACTGCTGTCTGAGCAATTCCAAACGGTCGCCTATTCCTACATTGGTCCCCAGCAGACTTGGCCGATCTACAAGGACGGTACCATTGGTCAGGCCAAAAAAGACCTCGAGCGTGCCGCCCGGGAACTGACACAACGCTACGCCAACATGAAGGGGCGCGCCTACGTGTCCGTGAACAAGGCCGTCGTCACACAGGCCAGTGCCGCGATTCCTGTGGTTCCTCTCTATATCTCCATCATGCTCAAGGTGATGAAAGAGAAGGGGGTCGACGAAAGTGTGGTGCAGCAAATCTACCGTCTCTTTGCCGATCACCTGTATGGCAAGGCACTTGCCTCCAAGACCGATGACATCCGAATCCGCGTGGATGATCTCGAATTGCGGGACGATGTGCAGGCGGAAATTCTCGAAATCTGGAATCGTATCAACACGGAGAACCTCAAAGACATCTCGGCGTTTGATGACTACAAGAAGGAATTCCTGAAGTTGTTCGGTTTTGGTTACGAGGGAGTGGACTACGAGGCATCAGTCGACGCGCACTGGGAAGATCCGACGGTCATCCAGTAA
- a CDS encoding FtsW/RodA/SpoVE family cell cycle protein: protein MLRMLVLSWRSIRWHRFDWISPVCMTGLLVMSVMFIYSSQVYNSGDLWIKQLIWITLGVVIYFIVSLLDYRIWFEQAHWLYLGAVALLLVVLTPAGTEIYNARRWIDLKFITLQPAEMAKIATLILVARLLSKFHFQTFGETLTSVSVVAGVTLIPTVFIFAQPDLGSALVIPIMTFIILYSAGFHKRFFQISLGLGLLLVSVVGWDLYRYQQFLHENNLSALEDRGAYEPHSWIPLKDYQRNRLMVFIAPDLIDPQGLGDSWNVRQSLISVGTGGWSGKGWTEGTQAKLGYLPQTVAYNDFIFSVIAEESGFVGASSVILLFAILVFNGLRIAQSAHDRFGQLLATGVSVLLFIHAFINMGMTMGIAPVTGLPLPFLSHGGTFLLSCFTLLAFQQSIYRYREKFI, encoded by the coding sequence ATGCTGCGGATGCTGGTTCTCTCGTGGAGAAGCATTCGCTGGCATCGCTTTGACTGGATATCGCCAGTCTGCATGACAGGGCTGCTGGTGATGAGCGTCATGTTCATCTACTCTTCCCAGGTTTACAACAGCGGCGATCTCTGGATCAAACAGCTCATCTGGATTACTCTGGGTGTAGTCATCTACTTCATCGTCTCACTGTTGGACTATCGCATCTGGTTCGAACAGGCACACTGGCTCTACCTCGGAGCCGTTGCGCTGCTGCTGGTCGTCCTCACACCGGCGGGCACTGAGATCTACAACGCAAGACGGTGGATAGATCTCAAGTTTATCACCCTGCAACCTGCGGAGATGGCAAAGATCGCTACACTGATTTTGGTTGCCAGATTACTCTCAAAATTTCACTTTCAGACATTTGGCGAGACCCTCACCTCCGTCTCGGTGGTTGCCGGGGTCACCTTGATCCCTACCGTATTCATCTTCGCTCAACCCGATTTGGGTTCGGCACTGGTGATTCCCATCATGACGTTTATCATACTCTACAGCGCAGGATTCCATAAGCGATTCTTTCAGATATCGCTGGGACTCGGGCTGCTGTTGGTGTCCGTCGTAGGGTGGGATCTCTATCGCTATCAACAGTTTCTTCACGAAAACAACCTTTCCGCACTGGAAGACCGGGGAGCTTACGAGCCACACTCATGGATCCCACTCAAGGACTACCAGCGCAACCGCCTCATGGTGTTCATTGCACCTGACCTCATCGATCCACAGGGATTGGGGGACAGTTGGAATGTGCGCCAGTCCCTGATTTCGGTCGGGACCGGGGGTTGGTCTGGCAAAGGTTGGACCGAGGGAACCCAAGCCAAACTGGGTTACCTACCCCAGACCGTAGCATACAACGATTTCATTTTCTCCGTCATTGCGGAGGAATCCGGATTTGTTGGCGCGTCATCGGTCATTCTCCTTTTTGCGATCCTCGTTTTTAACGGACTCCGGATCGCGCAATCAGCTCACGACCGCTTCGGTCAACTACTGGCAACAGGTGTCAGTGTTTTATTGTTCATTCACGCTTTTATCAACATGGGGATGACCATGGGAATTGCTCCCGTCACCGGTCTCCCCCTCCCATTCTTAAGTCACGGAGGAACCTTTTTACTCAGCTGTTTTACGTTACTAGCCTTTCAACAAAGTATCTACCGGTATCGCGAGAAATTCATTTGA
- a CDS encoding Rne/Rng family ribonuclease, giving the protein MQNQENLTEEQIATHRDELSKAPKHTSQQTIPVKDLQKAAQERAKKMPILQKVVNTLSGKSADFTEIVVNSEPLEKRVALLKNGVLEKFEVERSGDERMVGTIFRGKIQNLEPGLKAAFVDIGMAKNAFLHYWDILPAANDSTVEIVRDNTSEDKKKAKAKISIKDIPSLYPIGSEIIVQITKASIGNKGPRTTTNIAIPGRFLVLMPFSGQCGISRKIQDKGERGRLKKILRELTIPDGMGVIMRTAGEGKKDRYFVRDLHILLNIWESIQKKLSEGKEPCMLYQEPNLIERTVRDFLTEKIDRVLVDDKKAHETMLSLVSLISPRSKSKINHFKEEIPIFERFNIEKQISQTFQRKVPLPSGGEVVIEETEALVAIDVNTGGHKGANKDGKDFILHANLEAATEIARQIRLRNVGGLIIIDFIDMKQRKDRNSVYMKMKQEMKKDKAKCHILPISQLGILQMSRQRHKESTSSGIYTSCPYCAGRGIVKSDRTMSVEIQRRLIAAVRHLRQHAGPESQHHLYVLLHPMNLQRLKDEDEEILINLEQEYNVKLTFRADASIHIENFSIIDAKTSAEIR; this is encoded by the coding sequence ATGCAAAATCAAGAAAACTTGACGGAAGAACAAATCGCCACTCATCGCGATGAACTCTCCAAAGCTCCCAAACATACATCCCAACAGACCATTCCCGTAAAGGATCTTCAAAAAGCCGCCCAGGAACGGGCCAAAAAAATGCCGATCCTTCAGAAGGTGGTCAATACGCTTAGCGGCAAGTCAGCCGACTTTACGGAAATCGTCGTCAACTCCGAACCCCTCGAAAAACGCGTCGCCCTGCTCAAGAACGGGGTGCTTGAGAAATTTGAGGTCGAACGCTCAGGCGATGAGCGCATGGTCGGAACCATTTTCCGTGGCAAAATCCAAAATCTGGAACCGGGCCTGAAGGCCGCCTTCGTCGATATCGGCATGGCCAAAAATGCCTTCCTTCACTACTGGGATATCCTGCCCGCAGCCAACGACTCCACCGTCGAAATCGTTCGCGACAATACCTCGGAAGACAAGAAGAAGGCCAAGGCAAAAATCTCGATCAAGGATATTCCCAGCCTCTATCCGATCGGCTCCGAAATCATCGTTCAAATCACCAAGGCCTCCATCGGCAACAAGGGTCCGCGCACCACAACCAACATTGCGATTCCCGGACGCTTTCTGGTACTGATGCCATTTTCCGGTCAGTGCGGCATTTCCCGCAAGATTCAGGACAAGGGGGAGCGTGGCCGTCTGAAGAAGATCCTGCGCGAGCTGACCATTCCCGATGGCATGGGCGTCATCATGCGCACCGCTGGTGAGGGCAAGAAGGACCGCTACTTCGTTCGCGATCTGCACATCCTGCTCAACATCTGGGAAAGCATTCAGAAGAAGCTCTCTGAGGGGAAGGAACCCTGCATGCTGTATCAGGAGCCCAATCTGATTGAGCGCACCGTTCGCGACTTCCTCACAGAAAAAATCGATCGCGTGCTGGTGGACGATAAAAAAGCCCACGAAACCATGCTCTCACTGGTTTCACTGATTTCCCCACGCTCCAAATCCAAGATCAATCACTTCAAGGAAGAGATTCCGATCTTTGAACGCTTTAACATTGAAAAACAGATTTCCCAGACCTTCCAGCGCAAGGTTCCGCTGCCTTCGGGAGGCGAAGTCGTGATCGAGGAGACCGAGGCCCTCGTCGCCATCGATGTGAACACGGGCGGACACAAGGGAGCCAATAAGGATGGAAAAGATTTCATCCTGCATGCCAATCTTGAAGCCGCCACCGAAATCGCACGCCAGATTCGACTGCGCAATGTGGGTGGATTGATCATCATCGACTTCATCGACATGAAGCAGCGCAAGGATCGCAATTCGGTCTACATGAAGATGAAACAGGAGATGAAGAAGGACAAGGCCAAGTGCCATATCCTGCCAATCTCCCAGCTGGGCATCCTGCAAATGAGCCGCCAGCGCCACAAGGAAAGCACATCCAGTGGGATCTACACCTCCTGTCCCTACTGCGCAGGTCGTGGCATTGTGAAATCGGACCGCACCATGAGCGTAGAGATCCAGCGTCGTCTCATTGCCGCCGTGCGCCACTTGCGCCAGCACGCAGGTCCCGAATCGCAACACCACCTCTATGTGTTGCTGCATCCCATGAATCTGCAGCGCCTCAAGGATGAGGATGAGGAGATTCTCATCAATCTTGAACAGGAATACAATGTGAAGCTGACCTTCCGCGCAGATGCCAGTATCCACATTGAAAATTTCAGTATCATCGACGCAAAAACCAGCGCCGAAATCCGCTGA
- a CDS encoding glycerate kinase, with the protein MRVLLAFDKYKGSLSATAACATAADAISAVRPEIHVTQKPLSDGGEGFCEIVTEALGGEFRDYRVTYPDLSSGSARVGYVAISTLTDSLRQRLHLPKQGLLAIVEMAQAAGHHLVGNTSRDPWQYTTAGVGELLHYAAGEGATAVLMGLGGSATQDMGIGLLEAWGLTARDASGAWVSPLLPINWHRVSQWNAPDGLPQLQLRLACDVRNPLHGPFGAAAVFGPQKGMRPDDLPRMQQCMEQACRQLLRTRGMRSVDPAQPGMGAAGGLPFGISLAFQNLIVPGFELICDVLDLDQAIQNSDLVLTGEGSLDASSLSGKGPVEIARQCAKFNTPVCILPGKATPDATQSLANLHPDVTVHPLGDPNASVETNIKNEATHLREAVQHFIQHFPPSA; encoded by the coding sequence ATGAGAGTATTGCTCGCATTTGACAAGTACAAGGGGTCGCTCAGTGCCACAGCTGCCTGCGCGACCGCAGCCGATGCGATCTCTGCCGTCCGGCCAGAAATTCACGTCACACAAAAGCCGCTCTCCGATGGGGGTGAGGGGTTTTGTGAGATCGTAACCGAAGCACTCGGCGGTGAGTTTCGCGACTACCGGGTCACCTATCCCGACCTCTCATCGGGGTCGGCAAGGGTCGGCTATGTGGCCATTTCCACACTCACCGACTCCCTGCGCCAGCGTCTGCACCTTCCCAAGCAAGGGCTGCTCGCCATCGTCGAAATGGCGCAGGCTGCCGGGCACCATCTGGTTGGCAATACCAGTCGCGATCCTTGGCAATACACAACGGCTGGCGTTGGGGAACTACTGCACTACGCTGCAGGGGAAGGTGCCACCGCTGTCCTGATGGGGCTGGGTGGCAGTGCCACACAGGACATGGGTATCGGTTTGCTCGAAGCATGGGGTTTGACCGCGCGGGATGCCTCGGGAGCATGGGTCTCACCGCTCCTGCCCATCAACTGGCATCGCGTGTCCCAATGGAACGCTCCCGATGGGCTTCCGCAGCTTCAGCTCCGTCTCGCCTGTGATGTGCGAAACCCGCTTCATGGACCTTTTGGAGCTGCAGCAGTCTTCGGTCCGCAGAAAGGCATGCGCCCAGACGATCTGCCGCGCATGCAGCAATGCATGGAACAGGCCTGCAGACAATTGTTGCGGACCCGCGGTATGCGAAGTGTCGACCCCGCTCAGCCGGGCATGGGTGCTGCAGGGGGCTTGCCCTTTGGCATCAGCCTGGCATTTCAAAACCTGATCGTGCCCGGTTTTGAACTCATCTGTGACGTGCTTGATCTTGATCAGGCGATACAAAACTCCGACCTGGTGCTGACTGGCGAAGGATCTCTGGATGCCAGTTCGCTCTCGGGAAAGGGTCCCGTCGAAATTGCACGACAGTGCGCTAAGTTCAACACTCCGGTCTGCATCCTCCCGGGAAAGGCCACCCCAGACGCAACCCAATCCCTCGCCAATCTGCATCCTGACGTGACCGTACATCCCCTTGGCGACCCCAATGCCTCCGTCGAGACCAATATTAAAAACGAGGCCACACACCTGCGCGAAGCAGTGCAGCACTTCATTCAACACTTCCCACCTTCAGCCTGA
- a CDS encoding DUF1343 domain-containing protein, translating into MMPLIRLSLLIAMALVGAIAATAANPAPVLPGIDVLREGDFEPLKGKRVGLLTHPAGVDSSGVSTITILHEAAQVNLVALFGPEHGIDGKAPANDPIENQTHAATGLPVFSLYGKYRTPTDAMLEGLDVMVIDLQDIGVRSYTYVSCMRLTLEACFRNDIEVMILDRPNPLGGEKVDGPPMDEDLRSYVGSFPVPYVHGLTIGELARIAKLTEGWLDLPQSVRNSGRLTIIPMKNWRRSMTWDQTGLEWVPTSPGIPTLSSVLGYAMTGLGAEINAFRHGFGTEYSFRLLSMPGIETDHLVDALNALKLRGVQFVKASATDARGNTVEGAYVQVFNWETLRPTALSFHMMPLACKLQQQNPYASATAARISLFNKHVGSQAWWTEISTKGADADARGFIERWQSRSDKFRVWAAAHHIYR; encoded by the coding sequence ATGATGCCTCTGATTCGACTGTCCCTGCTCATTGCAATGGCCCTTGTGGGTGCCATCGCTGCTACAGCTGCAAATCCAGCTCCCGTACTGCCCGGCATCGATGTGTTGAGGGAAGGTGATTTTGAACCCCTCAAAGGAAAGCGAGTGGGCTTGTTGACCCACCCCGCCGGAGTAGATTCAAGCGGAGTTTCCACGATAACGATTCTTCACGAAGCCGCCCAGGTGAATTTGGTAGCCCTGTTCGGCCCCGAACACGGGATCGATGGAAAAGCTCCAGCAAACGACCCGATTGAAAACCAGACGCATGCGGCAACCGGTTTGCCCGTGTTTTCGCTTTATGGCAAATACCGCACCCCCACCGATGCCATGCTGGAAGGATTGGATGTCATGGTTATCGACTTGCAGGATATCGGGGTGCGCTCTTACACTTACGTGTCCTGCATGCGGCTGACGCTGGAAGCATGTTTTCGCAACGATATTGAGGTGATGATCCTCGACCGACCCAACCCGCTTGGCGGTGAGAAGGTCGATGGTCCACCCATGGACGAGGATCTGCGCAGCTATGTGGGCAGCTTCCCGGTGCCTTATGTTCACGGATTGACCATTGGTGAACTTGCACGCATCGCCAAGCTGACCGAGGGCTGGCTCGATCTGCCACAGTCGGTGCGCAACAGCGGTCGCCTGACCATCATTCCCATGAAAAACTGGCGCAGGTCCATGACCTGGGATCAGACCGGACTGGAATGGGTTCCCACGTCTCCAGGTATTCCCACACTCTCCTCCGTGCTCGGCTACGCGATGACGGGGCTGGGGGCCGAGATCAATGCATTTCGCCATGGGTTTGGGACCGAGTATTCCTTCCGCCTGCTCAGCATGCCCGGAATCGAGACCGACCACCTCGTCGACGCGCTCAACGCACTCAAGCTGCGCGGTGTGCAGTTTGTCAAAGCCAGTGCCACAGATGCACGCGGCAACACCGTGGAAGGAGCCTATGTGCAGGTATTCAACTGGGAAACCCTTCGCCCAACCGCTCTCAGCTTTCACATGATGCCGTTAGCCTGCAAGCTGCAGCAGCAAAACCCCTATGCCAGTGCCACAGCGGCACGAATTTCGCTCTTTAACAAACACGTCGGGTCCCAGGCCTGGTGGACCGAAATCTCCACCAAGGGCGCCGATGCGGATGCGAGGGGTTTCATCGAGCGCTGGCAATCGCGCTCCGACAAGTTCCGGGTCTGGGCCGCCGCCCATCACATTTATCGTTGA
- a CDS encoding RNHCP domain-containing protein, which produces MSKSFPSPARPRTATKSHYLKCRHCGLEFSLDAPGTQHRNHCPWCLWSVHLDHTPGDRKAGCGSLMKPISIALREDGEWMLVHRCESCKVVHLNRIAGDDDERTLLALAIQPITRPPFPLLW; this is translated from the coding sequence ATGTCCAAATCTTTTCCATCCCCTGCGCGACCGCGCACTGCAACGAAGTCACACTATCTGAAATGCCGCCACTGCGGACTTGAGTTCAGTCTCGACGCACCCGGCACCCAGCACCGCAATCACTGCCCGTGGTGCCTGTGGAGCGTGCATCTCGATCACACTCCCGGCGACCGCAAGGCCGGCTGCGGTTCGCTTATGAAACCCATCTCCATTGCCCTTCGCGAGGACGGCGAGTGGATGCTCGTGCACCGCTGCGAATCCTGCAAGGTCGTGCACCTCAACCGCATCGCCGGGGATGACGACGAGCGCACCCTGCTCGCCCTGGCCATCCAACCCATCACCCGTCCGCCCTTCCCACTGCTATGGTGA
- a CDS encoding acyltransferase has protein sequence MKQPLPVHSRNAAIDHIRIFLTLLVIFHHVSIAYGGSGGWYWKEVEDGSNPLLIFFNAVNQSYFMGFFFLLAGYYTAPSFERKGAMRFTKERLLRLGIPLTVYFFGIAPFTVGLIRHHEGAGLFEGWWNMILAKEFEPGPLWFAEALLLFTCVYVGWRLIRGKGNGLKTLPGALPLTFWAMGLGLVSFGIRLWLPVGESVLWLQLGYFPCYIFLFFAGILCSQNQLLERITFRQSWPWMLVSAVAFAILVAVFFTRSQAGSFSGGWNLNALFYALWDPFMAWGMILGLLWLSGKWFAGPTVVGSWLAGNAYGAYIVHPPIVVGFSLAFSQVGWQPTLKLLVVGCLSCLCSLLLAALLRTIPGSRKIL, from the coding sequence ATGAAGCAGCCCCTGCCCGTTCATTCCCGCAATGCGGCCATTGATCACATCCGCATCTTTCTCACACTTTTGGTGATCTTTCATCACGTCTCCATTGCGTATGGCGGCAGTGGCGGATGGTACTGGAAGGAAGTGGAAGACGGATCGAACCCCTTGCTGATTTTTTTCAACGCCGTCAATCAGTCCTACTTCATGGGATTCTTTTTCCTGTTGGCGGGTTACTATACCGCACCGTCGTTCGAGCGAAAGGGAGCCATGCGTTTCACAAAGGAACGCCTGCTGAGGCTCGGCATTCCGCTGACGGTGTATTTCTTTGGGATTGCTCCCTTCACGGTTGGCCTCATTCGTCACCACGAAGGGGCAGGACTCTTCGAGGGATGGTGGAACATGATACTCGCAAAGGAGTTTGAACCGGGGCCGCTCTGGTTTGCAGAGGCACTGCTCCTGTTCACGTGTGTCTATGTGGGATGGCGGCTCATCCGGGGGAAAGGAAATGGACTGAAAACTTTGCCCGGTGCCCTTCCTCTGACGTTTTGGGCGATGGGTCTTGGATTGGTGTCCTTTGGCATACGACTCTGGCTGCCCGTCGGTGAGTCGGTGCTGTGGTTGCAGCTTGGCTATTTCCCCTGCTACATTTTCCTGTTTTTTGCGGGAATTCTGTGTTCCCAAAATCAACTCCTGGAGCGCATCACATTTCGACAATCCTGGCCGTGGATGCTGGTTTCAGCTGTGGCATTTGCTATTCTTGTCGCAGTCTTTTTCACAAGATCGCAGGCGGGTTCCTTTTCGGGAGGTTGGAACCTCAACGCTTTGTTTTATGCATTGTGGGACCCCTTCATGGCATGGGGCATGATACTGGGTTTGCTGTGGCTGTCTGGGAAATGGTTTGCAGGCCCGACTGTCGTGGGTTCCTGGCTCGCCGGGAATGCGTATGGGGCCTACATTGTGCATCCGCCGATTGTCGTGGGGTTTTCCCTGGCATTTTCGCAAGTGGGTTGGCAACCCACGCTAAAGCTACTGGTGGTGGGTTGCCTGTCATGCCTGTGCAGTCTGCTACTGGCTGCATTGCTGCGCACCATTCCCGGATCGAGAAAAATCCTGTGA